The nucleotide sequence GTTGCAGGAGATAACTGCGAAATCGGCTTACCCAGTTCATTTACCTGGCAAGAGGCCCTGCAGCAGCCTGCAGCGGTCAATGCTGTCGGCTTTGCCAACCACAACGATTGGCGACTGCCCAATATTAAAGAGCTAGGGTCCCTTGTTGAGGAGCAATGTGCTAATCCGGCAATCAATCTGAACCGTTTCCCCAGCACCCCAAGTACCTCTCTCTGGTCCGGGTCGCCCGATGCCTTTAATGTGGCCAATGCGTGGTACGTCGATTTCACCAACGGTAACTCCGATCGTTTCCCCAGGGATAGCTTGCTTGCGGTACGTTTAGTACGTAGCGGCCAATAATTACTTTTTGGGTAATCCTGTTCATGCGCCGTTTTTTTTATGATCCGGGTGTTCAAGAGATAGAAGAAGAGATCCTGATCACCGGTCCTGAGGCCCATCATATCCGC is from Candidatus Electrothrix sp. GW3-4 and encodes:
- a CDS encoding DUF1566 domain-containing protein translates to MRTFLLLLICGIFLAQAVHAAQTCEPDFIPASTPDSQLVDNNDGTVTDRKTGLTWKKCLEGVAGDNCEIGLPSSFTWQEALQQPAAVNAVGFANHNDWRLPNIKELGSLVEEQCANPAINLNRFPSTPSTSLWSGSPDAFNVANAWYVDFTNGNSDRFPRDSLLAVRLVRSGQ